The proteins below come from a single Cannabis sativa cultivar Pink pepper isolate KNU-18-1 chromosome 3, ASM2916894v1, whole genome shotgun sequence genomic window:
- the LOC133035903 gene encoding uncharacterized protein LOC133035903, which translates to MDSAVASVSANLNSVPVLNGNNFKDWKENIFIVLGCMDLDLALRMDRPASLTDTSTSEQRRIYEKWDCSNRMSLMIIKRGIPEAFRGAVSEEVTDATTFLAEIEKRFAKSDKLKALKLELLDDLLVHLVLISLPPQFSQFKVSYNCQREKWTVNELISFCVQEEERLKQEKTESAHLASTSKDKGKKRKNEAAKDKGPAHKKQTQANNDDACFFCNMKGHMKKECAKYIAWRAKKGLPELPKAK; encoded by the exons atggactccg CTGTTGCTAGTGTATCTGCTAACCTTAATTCGGTACCGGTCCTTAATGGTAATAACTTTAAGGACTGGAAGGAGAACATTTTTATTGTTCTTGGCTGCATGGATCTTGACCTTGCATTAAGGATGGATCGTCCTGCTTCTCTTACGGATACCAGTACCTCCGAGCAAAGGAGGATTTATGAGAAGTGGGACTGTTCAAACCGCATGAGTCTTATGATCATTAAGCGCGGCATACCTGAGGCTTTTAGGGGTGCAGTGTCCGAGGAGGTCACCGATGCCACAACTTTCCTTGCTGAAATTGAGAAGCGCTTTGCGAAAAGCGATAAG TTGAAGGCACTAAAGCTTGAGCTTTTAGATGACTTGCTTGTGCATTTAGTGCTTATCTCTCTTCCTCCACAATTCAGTCAATTTAAGGTCAGTTACAACTGCCAAAGGGAGAAGTGGACTGTTAATGAGCTCATTTCAttttgtgttcaagaggaagaaagattgaagcaagagaagactgaaagtgctcatttggcaagcacctctaaagataagggcaagaaaagaaagaatgaggCTGCTAAGGATAAAGGTCCTGCACATAAGAAACAAACTCAAGCCAATAATGATGATGCTTGTTTCTTTTGTAACATGAAAGGACACATGAAGAAGGAATGTGCTAAGTATATTGCATGGCGAGCAAAGAAAG ggttgcctgagTTACCGAAAGCCAAATGA